The Streptomyces sp. NBC_00569 genomic sequence CGCGTTCTGGCCGACGAGCCGGCTGGAGCCGCCGGACGTGTCCAACGACGACCTGCCGCCGGCGCTGCTCTTCCAGGCCACCGACGACGGGGCCACGCCGTACGAGGGCGGGGTCGCCGTCCACCACGAGCTGCGCGGCTCCAGCCTGGTGGTCGAGCAGGGCGGCGGGAACCACGGCATCAGCCTGAGCGGGAACGCCTGCCTGGACCGGTACCTGGCCGACTATCTGCGGACCGGGAAGGTGCCGCGCGGCAGCGGAGAGGCCGACGCGACATGCAAGAAGCGGCCGGATCCGAAGCCGCTCACGAAGAAGGGCGCCGGCCCGCCCCCGTCACGCGGTGTGAGCCTGCACGGGCTGATGGGCTTCCGCGGCTGAGCACTTCCCTTTGATGCACACCCTGGCCGGGGCGGTGTCCGCCGGGTCACGATGGGCGCATGAGCACCCCTCGGACCCACGACACCGCCCCTGCTTCTGTCCCGGCGGCGGAGATCCGCGTCCGGGCCATGGCCGACGCCGACTGCGAGGCGGTGGCCGGGATCCGGATCCGCGGCTGGCGGACGGCGTACGCGGGCCTGATGCCCGCGTCCTTTCTGGCCGAGCTGAGCATCGAGGAAGACGCGGCACGCCGCCGCGAGCGTCTCGCGCAGGCCGGTTCGTCCGTGGTGAACGTGGTCGCCGAGCACGCCGGCGACATCGTCGGCTGGGCCTGTCACGGCCCGTCCCGCGACGACGATCTCCCGCCCGGAGAAGCCGAGTTGTACGCGATCTACGTGCATGACGGCCGGCTGTCCACGGGCGTGGGCCGCACGCTCCTGCACAGCTGCCTGGAGCGCTGCGCCGAATCCGGCTACGAGCGGATACGCCTGTGGGTGCTCAAGGGCAACACCCGCGCCCGCGCGTTCTACGAGCGCGCCGGGTTCACCCCGGACGGCGCCGAGGAGCCGTACGAGGCGGGCGGGGAACTCGTACCGGAAGTGCGTTACGTGCGCGCTGTCAGTCCCTGACGCCGCGCGGGCTCTCCCGCTGCTCGGGCAGTCGCGCGAGCGCGCGCACCGCGGCCTCCGCGAGCGCCGGATGGGCGAGGGCCGCGGTCAGGACCGGCCGGGCGCGGGCGTCCGCGAGGCCGCCGAGCCCCTCCACGCACGCGAGCGCGACCGCGCGGTACGGGTCGCGCGGGCCGAGGCGCCGCTCCAGGGTGGTGATCAGCGCCGGCGCGGACTCCGGCGCGCGCAGTGCGGCCAGGAGCCGCACCGGGTGCAGCGCGTACGCGACCCGCCGCTCGTTCGTGGCGAGCGCCGCGGCCGCGCGTGCGGTGCGCGGGTCACCGAGGGCGGCCAGAGCGTGCGCGGCGGTGGCACAGCGGGCCGGGTCGCGGTGGTTGAGAAGCAGGACGAGCGCCTCGAAGGCCCGGGGATCCCCCGCCACTCCGAGGCGGTACGCGGTCAGCTCCCGCACCCACAGCGGCTGCCCGGGCTCGGTCAGCACGGCCGCGAGCTCGTCGGTGTCGCCGGTCGCCGTGAGGCGGTCGAGAAGGGGGGAGGCGCCCGACTCGGCCCGTAAGCGCTCCGTGACCGATCGCAACTCTTCGTCCATGCGGTCCAGCGTAGACAGGCCCGGGGCCCCGGCGACGTAGATCACAGAGACTGATGAACACCGAGGACTGGCGCGCTCGTTACTCGCCGGTTAATCTCAATTGAGCGGGGCACACTCCCCGCAACCCCACTCCTGGCGGCCTGGTGACGCAGCCGCCGAGAGTGTCAGTCGGTTCGGTGCCTCAGGTACCGCAGTACGGCGCGGCCCCGGGACAGGGCCCGCCGGATCTTCCTCTCTCCGATTCGCCGGACGCCTGCGTGCGTCGCGTCCGGGCTCGAATTCCCGCACTCCGTGCGCCCGTCGGCGTATCCGCGTGTGCCCCTCAGTCGTCACTCCTCCCTCCTGGAGTCCTCACATGGACGCTCCCCTGTCCCCCGCATCCCCGGCCACCCTCCCGACCGTCGCGGTCGTCGGCCTCGGCACGATGGGCACCGGCATCGCCGAGGTGCTCGCCCGCGCCGGCCGTGAGGTCATCGGTATCGACGTCAGCGAGGCCGCGGCCGCGCAGGCCGTCGCCGCGCTCGAGGCCTCGACGGCGCGTGCGGTGCGCCGCGAGCGCCTCACCGAGGACGAGCGGCGGGACGTCCTCGCCCGCTTCCGCACCTTCACGGACCTCCAGGCCGCGGCCGACGCCGACCTCGTCATCGAGGTGGCTCCGGAGTCGTACGAGATCAAGCAGCAGATCTTCCGGGAGCTCGACACCGTCGTGCGGCCCGAGACGATCCTCGCGACCGGTACGAACGCCCTGTCCGTGACGCGGCTCGCCGCCGACTCGGCCCGCCCCGAGCGCGTCCTCGGGCTGCACTTCTTCAACCCGGCGCCCGCGATGAAGCTCGTCGAGGTGGTCTCGTCGGTGCTCACCGCGCCCACGGCCGTCGCGGCGGTCACGGATCTCGCCCTCGAACTGGGCAAGGAGCCCGTCGCGGTGGGCGACCGGCCCGGCTTCGTCGCCGACGGCCTGCTCTTCGGCTACCTCAACCAGGCCGCCGCGATGTACGAGGCCAAGTACGCCTCCCGCGAGGACATCGACGCCGCCATGAAGCTGGGCTGCGGCCTGCCCATGGGTCCCCTCGCGCTGCTCGACCTCATCGGGATCGACACCGCGCGCAGGGTCCTCGACGCGATGTACGCCGAGTCCCACGACCGCCTGCACGCGCCGGCGCCCGTCCTCAAGCAGCTCAGCGAGGCGGGTCTGACCGGCCGCAAGTCGGGGCGCGGCTTCTACACGTACGCGGAGCCGGGCAGCTCCGAGGTGGTGCGGGACGCGCTCACCCCGCTCTCGGGTGAGGTCGCGGCCGGGGCGCGCACGATCCGCTCGGTCGGCGTCGCGGGCTCCGGGACCATGGCGTCCGGCATCGCGGAGGTCTTCGCGAAGGCGGGCTACGACGTGGTGCTCGCCGCGCGCAGCGAGGAGAAGGCCGAGAAGGCCAAGTCCCGTATCGGCAAGTCTCTTTCGCGCTCTGTCGACAAGGGCCGCATGACCGCGGAGGCGGCGGCGCAGACCCTGGACCGGATCACTCCGGCCGATACGTACGACGCCTTCTCCGATGTCGACCTGGCCCTCGAGGCCGTGGCCGAGGACCTGGAGATCAAGCAGCAGCTCTTCGCGACGTTCGACAAGGTGTGCAAGCCGGGCGCGGTCCTGGCCACCACGACCTCGTCGCTGCCCGTCGTGGCCTGCGCCCGCGCGACCTCGCGCCCGCAGGACGTGATCGGCATGCATTTCTTCAACCCAGCCCCCGCCATGAAGCTCGTCGAGGTCGTGCGGACCGTGCTGACCGGCGACGACGTGCACGCCACCGTCCGCGAGGTGTGCGCGAAGATCCGCAAGCACCCGGTGGACTGCGGCGACCGCGCGGGCTTCATCGTGAACGCGCTGCTGTTCCCGTACCTGAACAACGCGATCAAGATGGTGCAGGAGCACTACGCGACGCTCGACGACATCGACGCCGCGATGAAGCTCGGCGGCGGCTACCCGATGGGGCCCTTCGAGCTCCTGGACGTGGTCGGCCTCGATGTCTCGCTGGCCATCGAGAAGGTCCTGCACCGCGAGTTCCGCGACCCGGGCCTGGCCCCCGCGCCGCTGCTCGAGCACCTGGTGGCCGCGGGCTGCCTCGGCCGCAAGACCGGCCGCGGCTTCCGCGAATATGCCCGGCGCTGACCGGCCCACGGGCAGCGGCACCACCCGCCCCACGGACTGGGGCGGGCTGCTCCGGCCGCCCGGCCTCACACCCCCCGCCCGGGTCCCGGGCGGGGGGAACCCCGCTCGGGCGCACGCCACCGCGCATATGCAGTACGTTCATGGCATGTCCAAGGCCGCCAAGTCCTCCCGTACGACGCCCACGCCCGACGCTCCCGAGAGCGCCGCGGGGTCCCGCGCAGCCGCCCAGCGGCTCAAGATGCGCCGGGAGCTGGCGGCCGCGGCGATGGAGCTCTTCGCGACCAAGGGCTACGAGGCCACGACGGTCGACGAGATCGCGGCCGCGGCGGGGGTCGCACGGCGGACCTTCTTCCGCCACTTCCGCTCCAAGGAAGAGGCGATCTTCCCGGACCACGACGACACCCTGATCCGGGCGGAGGCGGTCCTCAACGCGGCGCCCGCGCACGAGCATCCGCTCGACACGGTGTGCCGCGGCATCAAGGAAGTCATGAAGATGTACGCGGCGTCTCCCGCCGTGTCGGTGGAGCGCTACCGTCTCACGCGCGAGGTACCCACCCTGCGCGAGCGCGAGATCGCCTCGGTGGCCCGCTACGAGCGGCTGTTCACCCGCTATCTCCTCGGCCACTTCGACGAGCACGCCCACCAGCACGGCAATGACGACCCGCTGCTCGCCGAGGTCGCCGCGTCCGCCGTCGTCACCGCCCACAACCACGTGCTGCGGCGCTGGCTGCGGGCCGGCGGTCAGGGCGACGTCGAGAATCAGCTCGACCACGCCTTCGCGATCGTCCGCAAGACGTTCGGCACGGGCATCGGCGCGGGCCGGGACACCGCCACCGCCACCACCCCCGCCGCCTCGGTGAGCACCGGAGGCGACGTCCTGGTCACCGTGGCGCGTACGGACGCGCCGCTGGACGAGATCATGGGGACGATCGAGAAGGCGCTGCGGGACCGCGGCTAGTCCGCCGGAATTCTTCCGAACTCCGCGAAATTCAGGGGCTGTTGACGCCCACTTCGGGAAACCCGCGTACGCGGCACGCCCCGGCGCTCCCCGGGCGCGGGCTCCCGTTCGGCGAGCGTCGCCGCGCGCCGCACGCGCACGACCCGGTTGATCGGCCCGACCACGTGCGCCGCCGCGGGCTCCCGCTCGGCGAAGGGTCGCCGCCCCCGTCAGGCCGTCCGGCGCGATCGGCGCGCGCGGCTGCCTGAGTGCGGCGGCGATCCCCCACCGGCCGGCCAGGACCGAACCGCTGCCCGGCCGCAAGACGCGCGACCCGCCCGCGGCCCTCTCGCCGCGTCTCTCCCCTGCGTCGCCCCGACCTCCCGGAGGCCCCTCCGAGGCCCCGCGAGCCCCCTCCAGGGCCCCTGAGGCGCAGTTCAGGGCCACCCATGACCTCCGGTGCCACCGAGCCGCACCACCCCTGACCTGCACTGATCGATCATCGCTCAAAAACTTGTGGCACCCAGTGTCTTGCCGACTGGCACGCGGTGCCATACGTTGAATGTGTCCGGGCGGCCGGCGTGCAGAGAACTTCCGTACGTCGGCTGTCCCCACAAGCCACCCCAAACCGTGGCGAGTGCGCCCGGACGCCTGCGTCACAGGCAAACTTCTCGCGCCGACCAAGCGCTGCCGTAGCAACACCCCCGCCGAACCGACGGCACCTCTCCACCCACACAGCAGCTCTCCACCCCGACGTACCCCTCAACGTCCCCCGTGGACGCATCGCCGGAGGCAATACCGTGAAGGAAATCCTGGACGCGATTCAGTCGCCGGAGTCGACCTCGGCCGACTTCGCCGCTCTGCCGCTCCCCGAGTCGTACCGCGCCATCACCGTGCACAAGGACGAAGCGGAGATGTTCGCCGGCCTCGACACCCGGGACAAGGACCCCCGCAAGTCGATCCACCTGGACGACGTGCCGGTCCCCGAACTCGGTCCGGGCGAGGCGCTCGTGGCCGTCATGGCCAGCTCCGTCAACTACAACTCGGTCTGGACCTCGATCTTCGAGCCGGTGTCCACCTTCAGTTTCCTGGAGCGTTACGGACGCCTGTCGGAGCTCACCAAGCGCCACGACCTGCCGTACCACATCATCGGTTCCGACCTCGCGGGCGTCGTGCTGCGCACCGGTCCCGGCGTCAACGCCTGGAACCCCGGCGACGAGGTCGTCGCGCACTGCCTCTCCGTCGAGCTGGAGTCGTCGGACGGCCACAACGACACGATGCTCGACCCCGAGCAGCGCATCTGGGGCTTCGAGACGAACTTCGGCGGCCTCGCCGAGATCGCGCTCGTCAAGTCCAACCAGCTGATGCCGAAGCCGGACCACCTGAGCTGGGAAGAGGCCGCGGCCCCCGGTCTGGTGAACTCCACCGCGTACCGCCAGCTCGTCTCGCGCAACGGCGCCGGCATGAAGCAGGGCGACAACGTCCTCATCTGGGGCGCCAGCGGCGGGCTCGGTTCGTACGCCACGCAGTTCGCGCTGGCCGGCGGCGCCAACCCGATCTGCGTCGTCTCCAGCCCGGAGAAGGCCGCCATCTGCGAGGCCATGGGCGCCCAAGCGGTCATCGACCGCAACGCCGAGGGCTACAAGTTCTGGAAGGACGAGCACACCCAGGACCCCAGGGAGTGGAAGCGCTTCGGCAAGCGCATCCGCGAGCTGACCGGCGGCGAGGACGTGGACATCGTCTTCGAGCACCCGGGCCGCGAGACCTTCGGAGCCTCCGTGTACGTCACCCGCAAGGGCGGCACGATCGTCACCTGCGCCTCGACGTCCGGCTACAACCACGAGTACGACAACCGCTACCTGTGGATGTCCCTCAAGAAGATCGTGGGCTCGCACTTCGCCAACTACCGCGAGGCGTGGGAGGCGAACCGCCTGGTCGCCAAGGGCAAGATCCACCCGACGCTGTCGAAGGTGTACTCGCTCGAGGACACCGGCCAGGCCGCCTACGACGTGCACCGCAACCTCCACCAGGGCAAGGTCGGCGTCCTCGCGCTGGCCCCGAAGGAGGGCCTGGGCGTCCGCGACCAGGAACTGCGCGCCCAGCACATCGACGCCATCAACCGCTTCCGCAACATCTGAACCCCCAAGGAGTAGCGGAACATGACTGAGCGCCAGAAGGACCGGCCGTGGCTCATGCGCACCTATGCCGGTCACTCCACGGCTGAGGCGTCCAACGAGCTGTACCGGCGCAATCTCGCCAAGGGCCAGACGGGTCTGTCGGTCGCCTTCGACCTGCCGACGCAGACCGGCTACGACCCCGACCACATCCTCGCCCGCGGCGAGGTCGGCCGGGTCGGGGTGCCGGTCTCGCACCTCGGTGACATGCGCCGGCTGTTCCAGGACATCCCCCTGGAGCAGATGAACACCTCGATGACCATCAACGCCACCGCCATGTGGCTCCTGGCGCTCTACCAGGTCGTCGCCGAGGAGCAGGGTGCGGACATCACCCAGCTCCAGGGCACGACGCAGAACGACATCGTCAAGGAGTACCTGTCGCGGGGCACGCATGTGTTCCCGCCGGGTCCCTCCCTGCGGCTGACGACGGACATGATCGCGTACACGGTCCGGCACATGCCGAAGTGGAACCCGATCAACATCTGCAGCTACCACCTCCAGGAGGCGGGGGCCACACCGGTCCAGGAGATCGCGTACGCGATGTCCACCGCCATCGCCGTTCTCGATGCCGTGCGCGACTCAGGGCAGGTCCCCGCCGAGAAGTTCGGGGACGTCGTGGCCCGTATCTCCTTCTTCGTGAACGCGGGTGTCCGCTTCATCGAGGAGATGTGCAAGATGCGGGCGTTCGGGCGGATCTGGGACCAGATCACACGCGAGCGTTACGGCATCGAGAACGCGAAGCAGCGCCGCTTCCGCTACGGCGTCCAGGTCAACTCCCTGGGCCTGACCGAGGCGCAGCCGGAGAACAACGTCCAGCGCATCGTCCTGGAGATGCTGGCCGTGACGCTGTCCAAGGACGCCCGTGCCCGCGCCGTCCAGCTCCCTGCCTGGAACGAGGCGCTCGGCCTGCCCCGCCCCTGGGACCAGCAGTGGTCCCTGCGCATCCAGCAGGTCCTCGCACACGAGAGCGACCTGTTGGAGTACGAGGACATCTTCGCGGGATCGCATGTCATCGAGAAGAAGGTCGACGAGCTCGTCGCCGAATCGTTCGCCGAGATCGAGCGGATCCAGGAGATGGGCGGCGCGATGGCCGCCGTCGAGTCCGGCTACCTCAAGTCGCAGCTCGTCTCCTCGCACGCCGAGCGACGGGCGCGGATCGAGGGCGGCGAGGAGAAGATCGTCGGTGTGAACATCCACGAGGCGACCGAACCGAACCCGCTCACCGCCGACCTGGACGCCGCGATCATGACGGTGGATCACCAGGTCGAGTCCCGGGTCGTGCGGGCCATCGACGAGTGGCGCACCACGCGCCAGGAGTCGAGCGACCGGCAGGGCCTGGGCGACCCGTTCCACTACCCGACCACCCAGCAGGCCGTGGAGCGTCTGAAGGAGGCCGCGGCCGGCACCGAGAACCTGATGGAAGCCACGCTCGAATGCGCCCGTGCCGGGGTCACGACCGGCGAGTGGTCCCAGGCGCTGCGCGAGGTGTTCGGCGAGTTCCGCGCCCCCACGGGCGTCTCGTCGGCGCCGGTCGCCGTCACCGCCGAGGAGGGCACGCCGCTCGCCCTCGTCCGCGAGAAGGTCCGCCGCACCGGCGACGAGCTCGGCGGCAAGCTGCGCCTCCTCGTCGGCAAGCCGGGCCTCGACGGGCACTCGAACGGCGCCGAGCAGATCGCCGTCCGGGCCCGTGACGCGGGCTTCGAGGTGGTCTACCAGGGCATCAGGCTCACGCCCGAACAGATCGTGTCCGCCGCGCTCGCCGAGGACGTGCACTGCGTCGGCCTGTCGATCCTCTCCGGGTCGCACTCCGCGCTCGTGCCCGACGTCCTCGACCGCATGCGCGAGGCGGGCGCCGCCGAGATCCCGGTGATCGTCGGCGGCATCATTCCCAACGGCGACGCCGAGGACCTGAAGCGCGCGGGCGTGGCCGCCGTCTTCACCCCCAAGGACTTCGGCATCACGGAGATCATCGGACGTATCGTCGACGAGATCCGGCAAGCGAACCAGCTCGACCCTCTGGAGGTCCCCGCATGACCGCGCCCATCAACCGTCTGCGTCCCCGCCGCTCGTGTCTCGCGGTGCCGGGTTCGAACCCCCGCTTCCTGGAGAAGGCCCAGGGCCTGCCCGCGGACCAGGTGTTCCTGGACCTGGAGGACGCCTGCGCGCCGCTCGCCAAGCCGGAGGCGCGGCACACCATCGTCAAGTTCCTCAACGAGGGTGACTGGACGGGCAAGACGCGTGTGGTGCGCGTGAACGACTGGACGACCGAGTGGACCTACCGGGACGTCGTCACGGTCGTCGAGGGCGCGGGCCACAACCTCGACTGCATCATGCTGCCGAAGGTCCAGGACGCGCAGCAGATCGTCGCGCTCGACCTGCTGCTGACGCAGATCGAGAAGACGATGGGCTTCGAGGTCGGCAAGATCGGCATCGAGGCGCAGATCGAGAACGCCCAGGGCCTCAACAACGTCAACGCGATCGCGACGGCCTCCCAGCGCGTCGAGACGATCATCTTCGGCCCGGCCGACTTCATGGCCTCCATCAACATGAAGTCCCTCGTCGTCGGCGAGCAGCCGCCCGGCTACGACGCCGACGCCTACCACTACATCCTCATGAAGATCCTGATGGCCGCCCGCGCCAACAACCTCCAGGCGATCGACGGCCCCTACCTCCAGATCCGCAACCAGGAGGGCTACAAGGCGGTCGCGAAGCGCGCCGCGGCCCTCGGTTTCGACGGCAAGTGGGTGCTGCACCCGGACCAGGTCGCCGCTGCCAACGAGATCTTCTCGCCGTCGCAGGAGGACTACGACCACGCCGAGCTGATCCTGGACGCGTACGACTTCTGCACGTCCGAGGCCGGCGGCAAGAAGGGCTCGGCGATGCTGGGCGACGAGATGATCGACGAGGCCAGCCGCAAGATGGCCCTGGTCATCTCCGGCAAGGGACGCGCCGCGGGCATGCAGCGCACCTCCAAGTTCGAAGCCCCGGAGGCCTGAGCACCATGCAGTTCGGACGCACGTACGAAGAGTTCGAGGTCGGCGCGGTCTACAAGCACTGGCCCGGAAAGACCGTCACGGAGTACGACGACCACCTCTTCTGTCTCCTGACGATGAACCACCACCCCCTCCACATGGACACCAACTATGCGGAGAACACGACGGACTTCGGCAAGAACGTCGTCGTGGGGAACTACATCTACTCGCTGCTGCTGGGCATGTCCGTCCCGGACGTGTCGGGCAAGGCGATCGCGAACCTCGAGATCGAGTCGCTCAAGCACGTGGCGCCGACCTTCCACGGCGACACGATCTACGGCGAGACCACGGTCCTCGACAAGACGCCCTCCCGCTCGAAGAACGACCGCGGGATCGTCCACGTGGAGACCAAGGGCTACAAGCAGGACGGCACCCTGGTCTGCGTGTTCCGCCGCAAGGTGATGGTCCCCACCGAGACGTACATCAAGGAGCGCGGCGGCGAGCAGCCCGGCCGCCCGACGCCTTCCAATTAACTACGCCAAGTCGCAGGAGAAGCAGAGATGAGCCGACTCGCCCAGACCGCCGGTCTCACCGACGTCCAGCAGGAGATCCTCTCCACCGTCCGCGACTTCGTGGACAAGGAGATCATCCCGGTCGCGACCGAGCTGGAGCACCGCGACGAGTACCCGCAGCAGATCGTCGACGGTCTCAAGGAATTGGGTCTGTTCGGCCTGATGATCCCCGAGGAGTACGGGGGCCTGGGCGAGTCCCTTCTCACGTACGCGCTGTGCGTCGAGGAGATCGCCCGCGGCTGGATGTCGGTCTCCGGCATCATCAACACCCACTTCATCGTGGCGTACATGCTCAAGCAGCACGGCACGCAGGAGCAGAAGGACCACTTCCTGCCGCGCATGGCGCTGGGCGAGACGCGCGGCGCGTTCTCGATGTCGGAGCCGGCGCTCGGCTCGGACGTATCGGCGATCTCGTCGAAGGCGGTGAAGGACGGGGACGAGTACGTCCTGAACGGCCAGAAGATGTGGCTGACGAACGGCGGCTCGTCGTCTCTGGTGGCCGTTCTGGTCAAGAGTGACGAAGGACACCCCGAGGGCACGGCGCCCCACAAGTCGATGACGACCTTCCTCGTCGAGAAGGAGCCCGGCTTCGGAGAGGTCCGCCCCGGCCTCACGATCCCTGGGAAGATCGACAAGATGGGTTACAAGGGCGTCGACACGACGGAACTCATCATGGACGGACTACGCATTCCGGCCAATCGGGTACTCGGCGGCGAGACCGGCCGAGGGTTTTACCAAATGATGGACGGAGTCGAAGTCGGCCGCGTGAATGTCGCGGCACGTGGCTGCGGTGTCGCACAGCGTGCGTTTGAGCTGGGGGTTTCCTACGCCCAGCAGCGACACACCTTCGGTAAGCCGATCGCCCAGCACCAGGCCATCCAGTTCAAGCTCGCGGAGATGGCTACCAAGGTCGAGGCCGCCCATGCGATGATGGTCAACGCAGCACGCAAAAAGGACTCCGGGGAACGAAACGACCTCGAAGCAGGAATGGCGAAGTATCTCGCCTCCGAATACTGCAAGGAAGTGGTCGAGGACGCTTTCCGGATCCATGGCGGCTACGGCTTCTCCAAGGAGTACGAGATCGAGCGTCTCTACCGCGAGGCGCCCATGCTGCTGATCGGTGAAGGTACCGCCGAGATCCAGAAAATGATCATTGGCCGCCGCCTGCTCGAGGAGTATCGATTCCAGGGCTGAATGTCCGCTACAGGGTGTTTTGTTCGAGAAGAAGATCACACCCTGTCAGCACTCTTCAGCCGCCGACTCAGCTTCCTGGCTTGCCCAGTTGTGGCTCGCACCCGATAGCATCCCGGAAAAGCCGCCGTCCCCCCGTACAGAGCGCGGCATCATCCGCTACGAAGGTCATCCATGCCCCACAGCCAAACCTCTGCACCACGCGACGGCGTCCTCGGAGGACGCATTGCGCGCGGAGCATCGCCGTGGCTCCTGCCGACCGTCGCCACAGCCGCCCTGAGCCTGGCCCGTTCGCGTCGCTCCAAGAAGGCCGCCGCAGTAGCCGTACCCGCCACCGCTCTGGCGGCCGGCATGCTGTGGTTCTTCCGCGACCCCGAGCGTGAGATCGCCCCCGGCCGGGTCATCTCCCCGGCCGACGGCGTGGTGCAGAGCATCATGCCGTGGAAGGACGGGCGGACCCGGGTCGCGATCTTCATGAGCCCGCTGAACGTCCACGTCAACCGCGCGCCCCTCGCGGGCACGGTGACGTCCGTGGAGCACATCCCCGGCGGGTTCGTCCCGGCGTTCAACAAGGAGAGCGAGAACAACGAGCGCGTTGTCTGGCACTTCGACACCGAGCTCGGCGACATCGAGATGGTGCAGATCGCCGGTGCGGTCGCCCGCCGGATCGTCCCGTACGTCCCGCAGGGCACCAAGCTCGAGCAGGGCGAGCGCATCGGTCTGATCCGCTTCGGGTCGCGCGTCGACATCTACCTCCCCGAGGGTGTCGAGGTCGCGCTCGAGGTCGGTCAGAAGACCGTGGCTGGGGTGACTCGCATTGACCGTGACTGATCCAGAGACGCAGGCCGGATGGGTGCCCGAGGCCGAGGAGGCGGACGAAGCGGAGGAAATGCCGCTTTCACTGCGCCTGTCGATAGCGGACACCCTCACGCTCGGTAACGCCACATGCGGCTTCATGGCGGTGTACTTCACCACCACCGGCATCCTGATCCCGCACATCCAGGGCAGCAACGACTCCGGCATGGCCCGGCACAGCGCGGCCACGGCCGTGATCCTGATGCTGGCCGCGGCGATCTTCGACCTGTTCGACGGCCTGGTGGCGCGCAAGCTCCGCTCGTCGCCGATGGGGGCCGAGCTGGACAACCTCTCGGACCTCATCAGCTTCGGCCTCGCGCCCGCCTACTTCGTCCTCGTGTACGGCATGGTCGCGGACGACGCGCATCAGCGGGTCGCGGCGGTGGGCGCCATCGTGGTGCTCCTGGCCGTCGTGCTGAGGCTCGCGAGATTCTCGTGCGTGACGGTGAAGGACGGCACCTTCCAGGGCATGCCGAGCCCCTTCGGGGCGCTCACGGTCGTGTCGATCGTGCTCCTCGAGCTGCCGTTCGTGGCCACGGTCCTCGCGATCATCGGGACGGCCTGGCTGATGGTGAGCCGCGTCGAGTACCCGAAGCCGCGCGGTCCGCTCGCGGTCGCGATGCTGGGGTGGATCGTGGCGGCGATGGGGCTCCTGGCGGCCTGGGCGTTCGACGCCCCCGGCGGCCAGCTGCTGCTCCAGACCGGCTGCGCGCTCCAGCTGGTCCTCGGCGCCGTGATCCCGCTGTTCGCGACGGCCCGGAGGGTGA encodes the following:
- the pssA gene encoding CDP-diacylglycerol--serine O-phosphatidyltransferase, which codes for MTVTDPETQAGWVPEAEEADEAEEMPLSLRLSIADTLTLGNATCGFMAVYFTTTGILIPHIQGSNDSGMARHSAATAVILMLAAAIFDLFDGLVARKLRSSPMGAELDNLSDLISFGLAPAYFVLVYGMVADDAHQRVAAVGAIVVLLAVVLRLARFSCVTVKDGTFQGMPSPFGALTVVSIVLLELPFVATVLAIIGTAWLMVSRVEYPKPRGPLAVAMLGWIVAAMGLLAAWAFDAPGGQLLLQTGCALQLVLGAVIPLFATARRVNNFRGNRREARAAQLP
- a CDS encoding phosphatidylserine decarboxylase, producing the protein MPHSQTSAPRDGVLGGRIARGASPWLLPTVATAALSLARSRRSKKAAAVAVPATALAAGMLWFFRDPEREIAPGRVISPADGVVQSIMPWKDGRTRVAIFMSPLNVHVNRAPLAGTVTSVEHIPGGFVPAFNKESENNERVVWHFDTELGDIEMVQIAGAVARRIVPYVPQGTKLEQGERIGLIRFGSRVDIYLPEGVEVALEVGQKTVAGVTRIDRD
- a CDS encoding HpcH/HpaI aldolase/citrate lyase family protein, which produces MTAPINRLRPRRSCLAVPGSNPRFLEKAQGLPADQVFLDLEDACAPLAKPEARHTIVKFLNEGDWTGKTRVVRVNDWTTEWTYRDVVTVVEGAGHNLDCIMLPKVQDAQQIVALDLLLTQIEKTMGFEVGKIGIEAQIENAQGLNNVNAIATASQRVETIIFGPADFMASINMKSLVVGEQPPGYDADAYHYILMKILMAARANNLQAIDGPYLQIRNQEGYKAVAKRAAALGFDGKWVLHPDQVAAANEIFSPSQEDYDHAELILDAYDFCTSEAGGKKGSAMLGDEMIDEASRKMALVISGKGRAAGMQRTSKFEAPEA
- a CDS encoding acyl-CoA dehydrogenase family protein — encoded protein: MSRLAQTAGLTDVQQEILSTVRDFVDKEIIPVATELEHRDEYPQQIVDGLKELGLFGLMIPEEYGGLGESLLTYALCVEEIARGWMSVSGIINTHFIVAYMLKQHGTQEQKDHFLPRMALGETRGAFSMSEPALGSDVSAISSKAVKDGDEYVLNGQKMWLTNGGSSSLVAVLVKSDEGHPEGTAPHKSMTTFLVEKEPGFGEVRPGLTIPGKIDKMGYKGVDTTELIMDGLRIPANRVLGGETGRGFYQMMDGVEVGRVNVAARGCGVAQRAFELGVSYAQQRHTFGKPIAQHQAIQFKLAEMATKVEAAHAMMVNAARKKDSGERNDLEAGMAKYLASEYCKEVVEDAFRIHGGYGFSKEYEIERLYREAPMLLIGEGTAEIQKMIIGRRLLEEYRFQG
- a CDS encoding MaoC family dehydratase, which codes for MQFGRTYEEFEVGAVYKHWPGKTVTEYDDHLFCLLTMNHHPLHMDTNYAENTTDFGKNVVVGNYIYSLLLGMSVPDVSGKAIANLEIESLKHVAPTFHGDTIYGETTVLDKTPSRSKNDRGIVHVETKGYKQDGTLVCVFRRKVMVPTETYIKERGGEQPGRPTPSN